The DNA segment AGACTTGGTAATTCCTGAGTCACCTTCACAATCTGCTGGCGTTGCGGGGCACTGCCTATCAACACCAAGTAAAGAACGCACACCAAATGATAATTATTTGGATTTAAATGAATCAGAATGTCAGAGAACAGCTACTAGGCCATCATCTTCAGGATGCAGAGACAGCTTGGATTCTACCGTTTCTCCAAGTTCACGTGATAGCTGGCAAGGAAAGCTCTGTAAGGGCAGTGGTGAGCCACTTCGTAGTCTCCGTTTGACCTCAAAACTCCGTGACTTTCACAAGTTTGCTAAGGTTTGCGATGTGCGTTGGAAATTTACTCCAACAAGAAAGTATTTATCTCTTCGCAAAAAAATCTACTTTAGTTGCTGGGTATCATTAAAAGTATTTCAGTAATGTTTTTAGAATTTTATTTGTCTCTTGACACAAAATTCTTCCATATCCTGGAGACTTTTTTCTATGAAAAAGAAGATTCTAAGTCTTGAGCAAGTTCCTTTTCTCAATTAAAGGCATTTGCTTCTCCTTTTCAGGTAGATGCAGAACTAAATAAAGAGTTGGAGCAATGGAATGAGATGCTTAAAAGTGATGCAGTTAAACTATGCCAGGAAAATAATTTTAATTCAGGTTTCTTTGAAGGAAGTGATAGTAATTACGTGGTTGATGCTTATGAGCTAAAGGTACTAATGTCCTACTCAGCTTGTCCCTTGAGACACTATGGTAATTTGTCTTTCTGTAATCCTTTTCATGTTCAATTTTGCAACTTATAGATCAGGCTTGAGCACATTCTGGAGAGGATATCATTAATTTCTGATGCTGCAAATACAGACAAACCATCTGCAATCTCAGCCAGCTTGTTTATTGGTGGCGCACTTGCTGCTAGATCTGTGTACACACTGCAACATTTAGGGATCACACATATCTTATGTCTCTGTGCAAATGAAACGGGGCAGTCAGACTCCCAATTTCCTGATTTATATGAATATAAGAACTTTTCCGTGAGTCCTCAAAACCTTCTTGATTTTGTTTGATATACATTTTTCATGCTGGCTAAAATCTGGCATTTAATTTATGATAGGCCCTTCTGTTTGATGCATCTCTGACTACTTCTATCTTGAAGTCTTCTAAAGCAGTAAAAGTGCTAGAATTCTACTTATTTTGAGTCTTCATCATGTGGCTACTGAGATGACACCTGTTTCTCTTCACAAGATGCATCCCATCTTCCATTCTGTATAACTTTTTTGGTTGAGTATCCTAAAAATTAACTTAGGTGATTTGTATAGTCTTTGCATACTATGAAATAATTATCCTAAAACCTTTGATCTTTGACTCAGGAGGAAGTAGTTTTCAAACCTGTTAAGAGTGTACAAGCTACAAATTTGAAGAAGTTTCTTACTGATGTTTCCAAGTTAGCAACTAAGTAATCTgttgtttattttttaaaatatctaCTCGACTTGCTTGGGATTGAGGAAAAGTATTAGTAATAGTTGTTATTGTAAACAACTCTTAAACACACTTAGAAGCTCTTCAACTCTTGTATTTGTTGTATACTAACAGAGGTTGCATGTGTGGTGATACTTTTCTTGTATGGGCAGATATGTGATGAAAAAAATTCTAATATCAGTGAACTCTTTAACGAAGCTCATGATTTTATCGATCTTGTTGAAGAAAACGGCGGGAAGGTTCTGGTTCATTGTTTTGAAGGGAGAAGCAGGAGTGCTACAGTAGTTCTTGCTTATTTAATGCTCAGGAAGTAAGTGCAAAAGATTTAATGAATGGTTTATGCATTGACTTACGTTTTCTTACACATGTTTTGGTTTCagcttaatttttaattatttgtcgAAATGAAATATACTGTAATCCAACCGGGCCAATCCCATCTAGTAATATTTAAGATTGCATGAAGTATGATTTAATCTATAAAGCCAGAGAAAATAATGTCGAGCTAACTTTGCGTTACTATCATTCCAAACTGTCCAGACTTATGAAGTAGTAAATAATTGTAAGTGATATGTTCAATAAAGTTGCCgtgttttggaaatgaaaagttGAAAATAAATTCTGAGTAGGAGTGTACATAAGTCGGGTTGATTCGAGTTTTGCAATTATCAAACAAAACTAATTGTATCGGGTTATAAAATTTAAAGACCAAATTAATAAAATTCGAAtttttcaatctcggtttttCTCGAGTTTTCGGGTTAAAAGCAccactctttttttttaaagaacTGTCACATGCATTCCACATATAGACTAGTGTTGCATTCCTTTTGGCCCTCCATAATTACTCGAATAATTAGTGACCACTCTTTTTTTAAAGAACTGTCACATGCATTCCACATATAGACTAGTGTTGCATTCCTTTTGGCCCTCCATAATTACTCGAATAATTAGTGATCATTTATCACATAATTAAAAGGAattagttttattttttcaaaatttgctcTTATTTACATATTTCAA comes from the Nicotiana sylvestris chromosome 4, ASM39365v2, whole genome shotgun sequence genome and includes:
- the LOC138889572 gene encoding dual specificity protein phosphatase PHS1-like; the encoded protein is MNQNVREQLLGHHLQDAETAWILPFLQVHVIAGKESSVRAVVDAELNKELEQWNEMLKSDAVKLCQENNFNSGFFEGSDSNYVVDAYELKIRLEHILERISLISDAANTDKPSAISASLFIGGALAARSVYTLQHLGITHILCLCANETGQSDSQFPDLYEYKNFSICDEKNSNISELFNEAHDFIDLVEENGGKVLVHCFEGRSRSATVVLAYLMLRKSLYFLNGCAKDKIVTYCEPKRVLNSIYIYIYIYIYIYIYIYIYI